TTTTGTAAGGCTGATTGCTCACGCGCGCCAAGCTCCAACAAGCTTTTTACCAGCATACAAGCGCGACTTGGCAGCCCCTTATCGAGAATTCCGCCAAGCTGTCGCAAGTAGGCAGCTAGCCCCATCAATGGCGAACTATGGGTCTTCAAAGTATATTCTAGCTCGGTCAGTGTCAGACGAGCATAGTACTCTAGTACTTCTTGGAACAGTCCATCCTTGCTACCAAAAGCTGCATAAATACTCCCCGGTCGCATATCGAGTGCTTTTTCTAAATCTTTTAAAGATGTCGCATGAAAACCCTTTTGCCAGAACAGCTGTAAAGCTCGTTCTAAAGATTCTTGTCGGCTATAAAGTGCGGTGCGTGACATAATATATTCCGTTTTCTCACAGCCTTAGCGTCATATAATGAAATGAGCATGACTGTACAACTTGAGTGACTGCTCAATTTTATCTTGACTAGCTATTACAGTCCAGTTAAAGTTTATTAACAGGGCTCAGACTATTGATTGTCAAGAATCACTAGCCACAATAATACTGAATGAATAAGCAAAAGAGAAAGAAGGATTGCCATTGCCATTACCGTATCAGCACATCATCAGCACTTTCGATTTACATCTTGTGTGATTCAATTTTGACCGACTAGGTTGTCCACATAAGCTGTACGTATAATAGAGGTATTAACTGCTTTTAAAATCCGAGTTAAAAGTGTCTTAAATAGCCTTCCTGCATAGCTATGATGCAGTAGGTAAAGGACGTAGGCTTCACAGTAGTCCAAACACTTTGGGGTAGCTTGAATGCGTATAAATATATCTACTTTCTGTGACAATCAGCTTCAGAGATTTCCAAATAAGGAAATTTCGTCTCGATTATGCTCCGCATTCTTCCTATTAGCCATTACTCTTATATCCAGCTTGTTGACGGGTTGTACGAAACGAATCTGGAACAAGCCAATAACGGATAAGACCACCACAAGTCGCTACGATTTTCGCAATAACTTACCTAAAAACTCAGATGACGTCTTTGTTGTGCTCGCATTTTCTGGTGGCGGTACACGAGCGGCGGCGCTTAGCTACGGCGTGCTAGAAAAGCTACGCGATACACCGGTAACTATAGACGGCGTGGAGCGTCGACTGTTAGATGAGGTGGATGTTATCTCTTCGGTATCAGGCGGTAGCTACACAGCAGCCTACTACGGCTTGTTTGGCGATGATATATTTAAGCAGTTTGCGCCAGATTTTCTGTATGAGGACTGGCAGTCTCGATTGATAAAGCTCGCGATACGTCCGCAAAGCCTTATAGCGATGAGCAGCTCTGAATACAATCGTGGCGATCTGGTAGCGAATAACTTAAATCATAGTCTGTTTCAGCAAAAAACTTTTGCCGATATGGGGCGTGGAAAGTTACCTTACGTTATCCTGAATGCCAGTGACTTAAATAATTCAACGACATTTTCCTTTACCCAGCAGCATTTTGATTTTTTGTGTTCAGATTTGTCGAGTTATCCGGTGGCAAATGCTGTGATGGCATCTTCCTCAGTACCTGGCATCTTTGCACCTATAGCGCTGCGCAATTTTTCCGACTGCCCTCAGCGTTACCAGTCGTGGGTCGAGGATGCCTTAAATCAAGACAGTCATCTGCCGCGCAATTATGCGGTAGCCCGGGCGTTAAAGCGTTATTCTTATCCAGAGCGTATGCCCGTCCTACGCTTAGTAGATGGCGGGGTAACCGATAACTTGGGTGTGCGTGGATCTATGATGAGTCCAGTGACTCAGTATGGTGATGTGCCCAATATGGCTGGTGCGTTTAGCCCTGAAAAATTCCGCCAAGTTAAACAAGTGCTGGTCGTAGTCGCCAATGCTCAAACCTACTCTGAGCATAAATGGTCATTGGAAGGTAAAGACCCAGGGTTCTTCGAGACAGTTTCAGCTTCTAGCGAAGTGGCATTAGGTATTTTAAATAACGAGACCGTCTCATTAGCTAAAAAAGAATTTTTGCAATGGGGTGAGCACGTGAATGCACAGCGCAGCTCTGACTCGCCTCAAGTTGAGGTGCATTTTTCCATATTAACTTTCGATCAAGTTGAGAATAAGAAAGAACGCGCAAAGTTCGATGCCATGCCAACCACTTTTCATCTACAGCCTAAACAAGTTGATGAGTTGCGGGAGTTAGGCAGCAGCTTACTTGATCAATCTGAGGAATTCCAAAATTTTCGTAAAGCGCTACAGTGACGAATAGCAAAGTTGTGGTCTGGACTAAGCAAGCTATTTGAAGCCAAACAAGACACTCAATTACATCCTAACTCTAATGTATTGACACTCCAGTGCCGACCCTCTAAAGATTTCGATTCAGTAAACTCTAACAAGGATGAAGCGTTATCTACCCTGTAAACAATCCAATTTCTCTGTTTTTTGAAATCATATCATTTACATATGATAACAAAGCATAACAATATAATTTGAGTGATTACTCAAATTCATCTTGAATGACTGCTCAAGCTAGTTTAAAGTGAAATTAATCAGTTTTATAATTATAACTGTAGTTATCAGCCTACTTCCCTCACAGACGCAATTTACCATTATTAAAAAAGGATCTTTTATGTCCTCTAACCAATCACCCTCGATTATCGTATTTGATGTCAATGAGACTCTACTAGATATCGATACCCTTACGCCTTTATTCGTTCGCCTG
The nucleotide sequence above comes from Psychrobacter sp. P2G3. Encoded proteins:
- a CDS encoding TetR/AcrR family transcriptional regulator is translated as MSRTALYSRQESLERALQLFWQKGFHATSLKDLEKALDMRPGSIYAAFGSKDGLFQEVLEYYARLTLTELEYTLKTHSSPLMGLAAYLRQLGGILDKGLPSRACMLVKSLLELGAREQSALQKVEAMLAGMEARFIDCFTEAQRIGELDSELDPVRLARRLQAEIMGLRAFAQRDVDSAAVHELAEDMAQSLEALRNNTFAG
- a CDS encoding patatin-like phospholipase family protein → MLAFSGGGTRAAALSYGVLEKLRDTPVTIDGVERRLLDEVDVISSVSGGSYTAAYYGLFGDDIFKQFAPDFLYEDWQSRLIKLAIRPQSLIAMSSSEYNRGDLVANNLNHSLFQQKTFADMGRGKLPYVILNASDLNNSTTFSFTQQHFDFLCSDLSSYPVANAVMASSSVPGIFAPIALRNFSDCPQRYQSWVEDALNQDSHLPRNYAVARALKRYSYPERMPVLRLVDGGVTDNLGVRGSMMSPVTQYGDVPNMAGAFSPEKFRQVKQVLVVVANAQTYSEHKWSLEGKDPGFFETVSASSEVALGILNNETVSLAKKEFLQWGEHVNAQRSSDSPQVEVHFSILTFDQVENKKERAKFDAMPTTFHLQPKQVDELRELGSSLLDQSEEFQNFRKALQ